A genomic window from Chitinophaga pollutisoli includes:
- the traJ gene encoding conjugative transposon protein TraJ → MEWENLHQLLRSLYDEMVPLSADMAAVAKGIAGLGALFYVALKVWQALSRAEPIDVFPLLRPFAIGLCIMFFPTIVLGTINAVLSPVVKGTNAMLQNQVLDLNKLQEQKDLLEREAMLRNPETAYLVSDEEFDKKLDELGWSPSDLVTMSGMYMERGMYDLKKSIRDWFRELLEMLFQAAALVIDTIRTFFLIVLSILGPIAFAISVWDGFQSTLTQWLTRYISVYLWLPIADMFSSMLAKIQSLILERDIEMLADPTYIPDTSNTVYVIFMLIGIVGYFTIPTVAGWVIQAGGAGNFMRNVNQTASKTGNIAGAGTGAVAGNIGGRLLNK, encoded by the coding sequence ATGGAATGGGAAAATCTTCATCAACTCCTGCGCTCACTGTACGATGAGATGGTGCCATTATCGGCAGACATGGCGGCAGTGGCAAAAGGTATAGCCGGGTTAGGCGCGTTGTTCTATGTGGCTTTAAAGGTATGGCAAGCACTCAGTCGGGCAGAACCGATAGACGTGTTTCCTCTTTTAAGACCTTTTGCCATAGGGCTTTGCATAATGTTCTTCCCAACCATTGTGTTGGGGACTATCAATGCGGTATTAAGCCCGGTGGTGAAAGGCACAAATGCAATGCTGCAAAATCAGGTACTTGACCTGAACAAGCTGCAAGAACAAAAAGACCTGCTGGAAAGGGAGGCAATGCTTCGTAATCCCGAAACAGCCTATCTGGTATCGGACGAAGAGTTTGATAAAAAGCTGGACGAGCTGGGTTGGTCACCATCTGACCTGGTAACGATGTCGGGCATGTACATGGAAAGAGGAATGTACGATCTAAAGAAAAGTATCCGCGACTGGTTCCGGGAACTGCTTGAAATGCTTTTTCAGGCGGCGGCATTGGTCATTGACACGATACGAACGTTCTTCCTGATCGTGCTTTCAATACTGGGGCCGATAGCTTTTGCCATATCGGTGTGGGATGGCTTCCAATCCACTCTTACGCAATGGCTCACCCGATACATCAGCGTATATCTATGGTTGCCCATCGCCGATATGTTTAGCTCTATGCTCGCCAAAATCCAGTCGCTTATCCTGGAGCGGGATATCGAGATGCTGGCTGACCCCACCTACATACCTGATACTTCCAATACGGTGTATGTGATATTCATGTTGATTGGCATTGTGGGCTACTTCACCATTCCAACAGTAGCGGGTTGGGTAATCCAGGCAGGAGGCGCAGGGAACTTTATGCGCAATGTCAACCAGACCGCATCGAAAACAGGAAATATCGCAGGAGCCGGTACCGGAGCTGTGGCAGGCAATATCGGTGGCAGGCTATTGAACAAATAA
- a CDS encoding DUF4141 domain-containing protein, giving the protein MEKIMLVVCTAIMLAVAPCAKAQWVVTDPGNLISGILNSANEIVQTSSTVSNVVKNFNEVKKVYDQGKEYYDKLKAVNNLVKDARKVQQIVLLVGNVSEMYVKNFGKMMNDPNFTPQELSAIANGYSTLLNESTELLKELKQIVSSNGLSLNDKERMDVIDRVYKEVKDYHNLVRYYTNKNISVSILRAKKQNNTKRVLELYGTAEQKYW; this is encoded by the coding sequence ATGGAAAAGATCATGTTAGTAGTGTGTACGGCAATCATGCTTGCCGTAGCACCTTGTGCAAAAGCGCAATGGGTCGTGACCGATCCCGGAAATCTTATATCCGGTATTCTCAATAGCGCCAATGAAATTGTACAGACCTCATCCACGGTGTCCAATGTGGTAAAGAACTTCAACGAGGTAAAAAAAGTGTATGACCAGGGCAAGGAATATTACGACAAACTCAAAGCCGTGAACAACCTTGTCAAAGATGCACGTAAGGTGCAGCAGATTGTTTTACTTGTAGGTAATGTTTCCGAAATGTATGTAAAGAATTTCGGAAAGATGATGAACGATCCCAATTTCACACCACAGGAGCTTTCGGCAATTGCCAACGGCTATTCCACATTGCTCAACGAAAGCACCGAACTGTTAAAGGAGTTGAAACAGATTGTTTCCTCCAACGGCCTCTCACTGAACGACAAGGAGCGCATGGACGTAATTGACCGTGTGTACAAAGAAGTAAAGGACTATCACAATCTTGTCCGCTACTATACCAACAAGAATATTTCTGTGAGTATTCTGCGGGCAAAAAAACAGAACAACACCAAAAGAGTGCTGGAACTGTATGGTACTGCTGAACAAAAATACTGGTAA
- the traN gene encoding conjugative transposon protein TraN — MKILFKSILALTCIVAGHFHSYAQQSATTTTKLNMGKVEPYQMEVTYNKTSHLIFPAAIRYVDLGSEYLIAGKAEDAENVLRVKASVRDFDEETNFSVITDDGRFYNFNVFYSPNPPTMNYDLLTMQKISSRENSNDVLFEELGKNPPSLAGLILETIYKKNKRIVKHIGSKSYGIQFLLKGIYVHNGKFYFHAELRNKSNVPFNIDFVNFKVADKKVARRTVVQEKPMVPLRLYKPLDEIAGNTVEQNVFLLDQFTIADDKVLIIEIFEKNGGRQQTLQVENSDLVNAKQIKDMHLKIN, encoded by the coding sequence ATGAAAATATTGTTTAAAAGTATATTGGCTTTGACCTGTATTGTCGCAGGCCATTTCCACTCGTATGCACAGCAGTCTGCAACTACTACAACCAAATTAAATATGGGTAAGGTGGAACCTTACCAGATGGAGGTTACCTATAACAAAACTTCTCACCTGATCTTCCCTGCGGCTATCCGATATGTGGACTTGGGTAGTGAGTATCTCATTGCCGGTAAAGCGGAGGATGCCGAAAATGTCTTACGTGTAAAAGCATCTGTGAGAGATTTTGATGAAGAAACTAATTTTTCGGTGATCACCGATGACGGTCGTTTTTACAACTTCAATGTTTTTTACAGTCCAAATCCCCCAACAATGAACTATGATCTTCTTACGATGCAGAAGATATCCAGCAGGGAAAATAGTAATGACGTGCTTTTTGAAGAACTTGGAAAGAACCCGCCTTCGCTTGCCGGACTGATATTAGAAACGATCTACAAAAAGAACAAAAGAATCGTTAAGCACATTGGCTCAAAAAGCTATGGCATCCAGTTTTTGTTAAAGGGCATATACGTTCATAACGGGAAGTTTTATTTCCATGCCGAATTGAGGAACAAAAGCAACGTTCCTTTCAATATTGACTTTGTGAACTTTAAGGTAGCTGATAAAAAAGTAGCCAGGCGCACGGTGGTACAGGAAAAACCGATGGTGCCGCTTCGGTTGTACAAACCACTGGATGAAATCGCGGGTAACACCGTTGAGCAAAACGTATTCCTGCTGGACCAATTTACCATTGCCGATGATAAGGTATTGATTATCGAAATCTTTGAAAAGAACGGCGGCAGGCAGCAAACCTTACAGGTAGAAAATTCCGACCTCGTAAACGCGAAGCAAATAAAGGATATGCACCTAAAGATTAATTAA
- a CDS encoding DUF4133 domain-containing protein: protein MSNYNINKGIGRTVEFNGLKAQYLFIFAGGLLGVLILVMVMYMVGVNSYICLVIGAGGASLIIWQTFALNGKYGEHGLMKLGARKRHPKFIVCRKPVHRYLKLTHKSSAV, encoded by the coding sequence ATGAGTAATTACAATATCAATAAAGGCATCGGAAGAACAGTTGAGTTCAACGGATTGAAAGCGCAGTACCTGTTCATTTTTGCAGGTGGTTTGCTAGGTGTGCTGATCCTTGTGATGGTGATGTACATGGTTGGGGTGAACTCTTATATCTGCCTGGTCATTGGAGCCGGTGGTGCATCGCTCATTATCTGGCAAACATTTGCGCTCAATGGTAAGTACGGTGAACACGGATTAATGAAGCTCGGTGCAAGAAAAAGACACCCGAAGTTCATCGTCTGTCGTAAGCCTGTTCATCGCTACCTGAAGTTAACCCATAAATCCAGTGCCGTATGA
- the traK gene encoding conjugative transposon protein TraK, translating into MEFKTLRNIENSFRQIRLYAIVFAVLCISVVGYAVWQSYRFAEQQRQKVYVLDNGKSLMLALSQDASINRPVEAREHVRRFHELFFTLAPDKNAIESNMKRAFNLADKSAFDYYKDLSEKGYYNRIISGNVQQRIEVDSVVCNFDNYPYAVRTYAKQFIIRSSNVTRRSLATSCYLVNSVRSDNNPQGFNIEKFAVLENKDVEVVDR; encoded by the coding sequence ATGGAATTTAAGACTTTAAGAAACATCGAAAACAGTTTCAGGCAAATAAGGCTATATGCCATTGTATTTGCCGTACTCTGCATTAGCGTGGTGGGATATGCCGTTTGGCAATCCTACCGCTTTGCGGAGCAACAAAGGCAAAAAGTTTATGTGCTTGACAACGGCAAATCATTGATGCTGGCACTCTCACAGGACGCAAGTATTAACAGGCCGGTAGAAGCCCGTGAGCATGTACGTCGCTTTCATGAACTGTTCTTTACGCTGGCACCGGACAAAAATGCCATCGAAAGCAATATGAAACGGGCGTTCAACCTTGCCGACAAAAGCGCCTTTGACTATTACAAGGATCTTTCGGAAAAAGGTTACTACAACCGGATCATATCCGGCAACGTACAGCAACGCATCGAAGTGGACAGTGTAGTCTGCAATTTTGACAACTATCCCTATGCCGTAAGAACTTATGCCAAACAGTTTATCATCCGTTCAAGCAATGTAACAAGGCGCAGCCTGGCTACCTCCTGCTATCTGGTCAACTCTGTTCGATCTGACAACAACCCGCAGGGCTTCAATATCGAAAAGTTTGCTGTGTTGGAAAACAAAGACGTGGAGGTCGTAGACCGCTAA
- a CDS encoding DUF4372 domain-containing protein has product MGEIKKIPGQPILSQILELIPGQLIHAANRKHKANRYYKTLSFRVHLVSMLYGVFSYCNGLRELCEGLLACEGKLSHLGLDKAPARSTLSDANSNRHYQVFETIYYGLLRRYHSFISDSRLKGLSIRNLKVIDSTTIQLFSEILRGVGRNRLDGARKKEASKYMRSWMPSAG; this is encoded by the coding sequence ATGGGTGAAATTAAAAAAATTCCCGGACAGCCGATACTTTCTCAGATTTTAGAGCTTATTCCCGGGCAACTTATTCATGCTGCCAACCGCAAACACAAAGCTAACCGATACTATAAAACCCTTTCCTTCCGGGTCCACCTGGTGAGTATGCTCTATGGGGTATTCAGCTACTGTAACGGGCTACGGGAGCTGTGTGAAGGGCTGCTCGCCTGTGAAGGTAAGCTCTCCCATTTAGGACTGGATAAGGCGCCCGCACGCAGTACTTTATCCGATGCCAACAGCAATCGCCACTATCAGGTCTTTGAAACGATTTACTACGGATTGCTCAGGCGGTACCATAGCTTTATCTCGGACAGCCGGTTAAAAGGATTGAGTATCAGAAATTTGAAAGTAATAGACAGTACTACGATTCAATTATTCAGTGAAATCCTTCGAGGTGTGGGCCGCAACCGGCTGGATGGTGCCCGAAAAAAGGAGGCATCAAAGTACATGCGCTCATGGATGCCTTCAGCGGGGTAA
- a CDS encoding IS4 family transposase, with protein sequence MDAFSGVTEFIRITEAREHDRKFLYHLKLVPNSWIVFDKAYTTYNQFAKWADQKIWFVTRERGNADFHVTKVLVDKTRQRKSKGVLKEQLVTVGVKQNGTVVQRLKLRRITYLSEEGKTYVFITNNITLPATQIATIYKNRWMIELLFKQIKQNFPLRYFWGESPNAIKIQVYCVLIAQLLMVVIRKKAATKKSFANMITVIRLHLTSYVNLLEFIKDTYKAWRKTHNAYFAFTT encoded by the coding sequence ATGGATGCCTTCAGCGGGGTAACCGAGTTTATCCGGATTACAGAAGCCCGGGAGCATGACCGCAAGTTTCTCTACCACCTAAAACTGGTGCCCAACAGTTGGATTGTTTTTGATAAAGCGTACACTACCTACAACCAGTTCGCCAAATGGGCGGATCAGAAAATCTGGTTTGTAACCCGCGAGCGTGGCAATGCTGATTTTCATGTAACCAAGGTACTGGTGGATAAAACCCGGCAGCGAAAATCGAAGGGTGTATTAAAAGAACAACTGGTAACAGTGGGCGTAAAACAAAATGGCACTGTTGTTCAACGACTGAAGCTACGTAGGATAACCTATCTCTCTGAAGAAGGTAAAACCTATGTGTTCATCACCAATAATATTACACTGCCGGCCACTCAGATCGCAACGATTTACAAGAATCGCTGGATGATTGAATTACTGTTCAAGCAAATCAAGCAAAACTTTCCGTTGCGCTACTTCTGGGGTGAAAGCCCAAACGCAATTAAGATCCAGGTGTATTGTGTGCTGATCGCACAACTATTGATGGTGGTTATCCGGAAAAAAGCAGCTACAAAAAAATCCTTTGCGAATATGATAACCGTCATCCGGCTGCATTTAACCAGCTATGTGAATCTGCTGGAGTTCATAAAAGACACCTACAAAGCTTGGAGAAAAACACACAATGCATATTTTGCATTTACTACCTGA
- a CDS encoding nitrogen regulatory IIA protein: MKNLRTIINNRIDKLDERWRALPWKKQHRYMLLLFAGYALLSVIVIVKVCYDVGKPNEGMNIEHIENPVIKQKKSSVPSQDSISKILKNKMYER, from the coding sequence ATGAAAAATTTAAGAACAATCATCAATAACCGGATCGACAAGCTCGATGAACGGTGGCGTGCATTGCCCTGGAAAAAACAGCATCGATATATGTTGTTGCTCTTTGCCGGTTATGCGTTACTGTCTGTCATCGTCATCGTGAAAGTATGTTATGATGTTGGCAAACCCAATGAGGGAATGAACATTGAGCATATTGAGAACCCGGTTATCAAACAAAAAAAGTCCTCGGTTCCATCGCAGGACAGTATTTCAAAAATTCTTAAAAATAAAATGTATGAAAGATAA
- a CDS encoding DUF4134 domain-containing protein — MKRESSNKIIQFKHGKAKKKVWLTGAALLSAFSVFAQGNGGAGINEATQMVTSYFDPATKLIYAIGAVVGLIGGVKVYNKFSSGDPDTSKTAASWFGACIFLIVAATILRSFFL; from the coding sequence ATGAAGCGGGAAAGTAGTAACAAAATAATTCAGTTCAAACATGGAAAAGCAAAGAAAAAAGTGTGGCTGACAGGCGCTGCATTGCTGTCAGCATTTAGTGTATTCGCTCAAGGAAATGGAGGTGCGGGCATCAACGAGGCCACACAAATGGTGACCTCTTATTTTGACCCGGCTACCAAATTAATTTATGCCATTGGAGCCGTCGTTGGGTTAATCGGAGGTGTTAAGGTGTACAACAAATTCAGCAGTGGCGACCCTGACACGAGCAAGACAGCGGCAAGCTGGTTCGGTGCGTGCATCTTCCTTATTGTGGCTGCTACCATCCTTCGTTCATTCTTCCTTTAA
- a CDS encoding TraG family conjugative transposon ATPase has product MRNTAKTTTLENKFPLLAVENHCIISKDADITACFRVHLPELFTVAAPEYDAIHSAWHKAIKTLPDFSIIHKQDWYIRENYDPDIAQENQSFLAKSYQRHFNERPFLNHYCYLFLTKTTKERMRMQSNFSSLCKGVLIPKEIRDRETVRRFMEAVAQFERIVNDSGFVKLERLSEEDIMGTPKSLGLLEQYLTLSREAGTAMQDIGLGNEEVRVGNKRLSLHTLSDTDDLPGTVSANTRYEKLSTDRSDCLLSFASPVGLLLNCNHIYNQYLFLDNSEENLRKFEKSARNMHSLARYSRANQINKEWIERYLNEAHSFGLSSIRAHFNVMAWSDDPHELKHLKNDTGSALALMECKPRHNTTDVATLYWAAMPGNAGDFPSEESFYTFIEPALCFFTEETNYQSSPSPFGIKMADRLTGKPIHLDISDLPMKRGIITNRNKFILGPSGSGKSFFTNHMVRQYYEQGAHVLLVDTGNSYQGLCELIKGKTKEQDGVYFTYTEDNPIAFNPFFTDDGVFDIEKRESIKTLILTLWKRDDEPPKRSEEVALSNAVSGYIERIKQHEDYPSFNGFYEYVQSDYREVLEEKKVREKDFDLANFLNVLEPYYKGGEYDYLLNSDKQLDLLSKRFIVFEIDAIKDHKILFPIVTIIIMEVFINKMRRLKGVRKLILIEEAWKAIAKEGMAEYIKYLFKTVRKFFGEAIVVTQEVDDIIQSPIVKESIINNSDCKILLDQRKYMNKFDDIQAMLGLTEKEKSQILSINMNNDASRLYKEVWIGLGGTHSAVYATEVSLEEYLAYTTEESEKMEVMQLAHELDGNVEMAIKRIALQRREKADNY; this is encoded by the coding sequence ATGAGAAACACCGCAAAGACCACGACACTGGAAAACAAGTTTCCGCTGCTCGCAGTGGAGAACCATTGCATCATCTCCAAGGATGCAGATATAACGGCCTGTTTTCGGGTACATCTGCCGGAGCTGTTCACCGTAGCTGCACCGGAATACGATGCCATCCATTCGGCATGGCACAAGGCGATCAAAACATTGCCAGACTTTTCCATTATCCACAAGCAAGATTGGTATATCAGAGAGAACTACGATCCCGACATTGCGCAGGAGAACCAGAGCTTTCTTGCAAAATCTTATCAGCGCCATTTTAATGAGCGCCCGTTCCTGAACCATTATTGCTACCTCTTCCTGACCAAGACAACAAAGGAACGAATGCGGATGCAAAGCAATTTCAGTTCGCTTTGTAAAGGTGTTCTTATTCCCAAAGAAATCAGGGACAGGGAAACCGTTCGCCGTTTTATGGAGGCGGTAGCTCAGTTTGAGCGGATCGTGAACGATAGCGGGTTTGTGAAACTGGAACGCCTTAGCGAAGAAGACATCATGGGTACGCCGAAAAGCCTGGGATTACTGGAGCAATATCTTACCCTGTCAAGGGAAGCGGGAACAGCTATGCAGGATATCGGCCTGGGAAATGAGGAAGTACGCGTAGGCAATAAACGTTTAAGTCTGCATACCTTATCTGATACGGACGACCTTCCAGGAACGGTATCGGCAAATACCCGATACGAAAAACTTTCAACAGACAGGAGCGACTGCCTTTTATCCTTTGCATCGCCTGTAGGATTGCTGCTTAACTGCAATCACATTTATAATCAGTATCTGTTTTTAGATAACAGCGAAGAGAACCTGCGCAAGTTTGAAAAGTCCGCACGCAATATGCACTCCTTGGCAAGGTACAGTCGTGCCAACCAGATCAATAAAGAGTGGATCGAGCGTTATCTTAATGAAGCGCACAGCTTTGGGCTTTCCTCAATCCGGGCACACTTCAACGTGATGGCCTGGTCAGACGATCCGCATGAGCTGAAGCACCTGAAGAACGACACGGGCAGTGCACTGGCATTGATGGAATGCAAGCCACGGCACAACACCACAGATGTTGCCACGCTGTATTGGGCAGCGATGCCGGGAAATGCAGGCGACTTCCCCAGTGAAGAAAGTTTTTATACGTTCATTGAACCGGCATTGTGCTTCTTCACCGAAGAAACCAACTACCAGAGTTCACCCTCACCCTTCGGGATTAAGATGGCTGACAGGCTTACAGGCAAGCCTATTCATCTGGATATTTCAGATCTGCCCATGAAGCGCGGCATCATTACGAACCGCAATAAGTTCATATTAGGACCGTCGGGTTCAGGCAAGTCTTTTTTTACCAACCACATGGTACGGCAGTATTACGAACAGGGCGCTCACGTTCTGCTCGTGGATACCGGTAACAGTTATCAGGGCTTGTGCGAACTCATCAAAGGAAAAACCAAAGAACAAGACGGTGTGTATTTTACGTACACCGAGGATAACCCGATTGCTTTTAATCCCTTCTTCACGGACGATGGTGTGTTCGATATTGAAAAAAGGGAAAGCATCAAAACACTCATTCTTACCCTTTGGAAACGTGACGACGAACCTCCGAAACGCTCCGAAGAAGTAGCGTTGTCCAACGCTGTGAGCGGTTATATCGAACGCATCAAACAACATGAGGATTATCCTTCCTTTAACGGCTTCTATGAATATGTACAAAGCGACTACCGGGAAGTGCTGGAAGAAAAGAAAGTAAGGGAAAAAGACTTTGATCTTGCCAACTTCCTCAACGTGCTGGAACCGTATTACAAAGGTGGCGAGTATGATTACTTACTCAACTCCGATAAGCAACTCGACCTGCTCTCCAAGCGCTTTATAGTCTTTGAAATTGACGCGATCAAGGATCACAAAATTTTGTTCCCCATCGTAACGATCATCATAATGGAGGTCTTCATCAACAAGATGCGCAGGCTAAAAGGTGTGCGTAAACTCATTTTGATCGAAGAAGCGTGGAAGGCCATTGCGAAAGAGGGAATGGCGGAGTATATAAAATATTTATTCAAAACCGTCCGCAAATTTTTTGGCGAGGCTATCGTCGTGACACAAGAAGTAGATGATATTATCCAGTCTCCCATCGTAAAGGAAAGCATCATCAATAATAGCGACTGTAAAATTTTATTAGACCAGCGCAAATACATGAACAAATTCGATGACATCCAGGCAATGCTTGGCCTCACCGAAAAAGAAAAATCCCAGATCCTTTCGATCAATATGAACAATGATGCCAGCAGGCTTTACAAGGAAGTCTGGATCGGGCTGGGCGGCACGCACTCGGCTGTATATGCCACCGAAGTTAGCCTGGAAGAGTACCTGGCCTATACCACAGAGGAGTCGGAAAAAATGGAAGTGATGCAACTCGCCCATGAACTGGATGGCAATGTGGAAATGGCGATCAAACGCATTGCTCTTCAGAGGCGTGAAAAAGCGGATAACTATTAA
- the traM gene encoding conjugative transposon protein TraM: protein MKDNENKRVSFLVEEDEQKTGTDAPNEGVHKKAEKLKKPVIFILMGIVFFGCMYLIFKPSSDKKKVEDIGLNDAVPQATDAGLQSDKQKAYEQEMLEKKMQEKRDALTSLSDYWSTDSATDEQIEQPEEGIGEDTGYEDGKRRSGNPALNSYRNAQSTLSSFYQDNNYETQELRKQVEELKEQLAEKNVPPTSTVQDQLALMEKSYEMASRYLPSGINNPAQSAKGDSATAVSSQATQKEHFAAFTPSRKNAVSALYREPTDSAFLASWNQTRNRSFYTAGVSEQVIQSKNSIRAVVQETQTVTEDSDVKLRLLEPAHITDRIIPQGTTITARAKFGSNRLQLKVTSIELDGYFMPVDITVYGLDGQQGLNVPYSPEMNALTQIASNMSQTSGTSIMMTRSAGQQMAGDLSRGVVQGISGYFSKKVKTPKVTVKAGHQLFLVSKN from the coding sequence ATGAAAGATAACGAAAACAAAAGAGTGAGTTTTCTGGTCGAGGAAGATGAACAGAAAACCGGTACAGATGCACCCAATGAGGGTGTGCATAAAAAGGCAGAAAAACTTAAAAAGCCGGTCATTTTTATCCTGATGGGTATTGTGTTTTTCGGTTGCATGTACCTGATCTTTAAACCTTCTTCTGACAAGAAAAAAGTAGAAGATATCGGTTTGAACGATGCCGTGCCGCAAGCCACCGATGCAGGACTTCAATCTGATAAACAAAAGGCTTACGAACAGGAAATGCTCGAAAAGAAAATGCAGGAAAAACGTGATGCACTGACCTCGCTTTCTGACTACTGGAGCACTGACAGTGCAACTGATGAACAGATAGAACAGCCGGAGGAAGGCATTGGAGAAGATACTGGCTACGAAGATGGCAAAAGAAGGTCGGGTAATCCTGCCCTGAATAGTTACCGCAATGCGCAGAGTACCCTGAGCTCATTCTATCAGGATAACAACTACGAGACACAGGAACTGCGAAAGCAGGTCGAAGAACTGAAGGAACAACTGGCAGAAAAGAATGTACCTCCTACCTCTACGGTACAGGATCAACTGGCCCTGATGGAAAAATCTTACGAGATGGCTTCACGCTATCTGCCTTCAGGCATAAATAATCCTGCACAGTCAGCCAAAGGCGATTCCGCAACAGCGGTATCGTCCCAGGCCACGCAAAAGGAACACTTTGCGGCATTCACCCCGAGCCGAAAAAATGCTGTTTCCGCCCTTTACCGTGAACCGACCGACAGTGCTTTTCTTGCAAGCTGGAATCAAACACGGAACCGGAGTTTTTATACAGCGGGTGTTTCGGAGCAGGTGATACAGTCTAAAAACAGCATCAGGGCGGTGGTACAGGAAACACAGACCGTTACGGAGGACAGTGATGTGAAATTACGATTGTTGGAACCTGCCCATATCACAGATAGGATTATTCCGCAGGGAACTACCATAACAGCCAGAGCCAAGTTTGGGAGCAATCGCCTACAACTTAAAGTTACTTCTATTGAATTAGATGGCTATTTCATGCCTGTAGATATTACGGTATATGGTCTTGACGGGCAGCAAGGATTAAATGTACCATATTCTCCCGAAATGAACGCTTTAACGCAAATCGCCTCCAACATGAGCCAGACTTCAGGCACCAGCATTATGATGACTCGTTCGGCAGGACAGCAAATGGCGGGCGACTTGAGCCGTGGCGTGGTACAGGGCATATCCGGCTATTTCTCCAAAAAAGTGAAAACACCTAAAGTAACCGTCAAGGCAGGTCATCAACTGTTCCTTGTTTCAAAAAACTAA
- a CDS encoding conjugal transfer protein TraO produces the protein MEINAGLLSKEVSDNYYLNIMLTVNGKNGNYWLWGAEYTHQVADYRDLQLPLEAYTGEVGYSLQLLGDARKTITLNAGLTAIAGYETINRSKAMLYDGSVILDKNNFIYGAGGRLSFETYLSDRFVLLLQGRTKVFWGTDLKQFRPSAGVGLRFNF, from the coding sequence GTGGAAATAAACGCAGGTTTATTGTCCAAAGAAGTAAGCGACAATTATTATCTCAATATCATGCTTACTGTAAACGGAAAGAATGGCAATTACTGGCTGTGGGGTGCGGAGTACACACATCAGGTTGCCGATTACAGGGATTTGCAGTTACCATTGGAAGCCTATACGGGCGAGGTGGGTTACAGTCTTCAGTTATTGGGCGATGCAAGAAAGACCATCACGTTGAATGCAGGACTTACAGCCATTGCAGGCTATGAAACCATCAACCGTAGTAAGGCAATGCTTTATGACGGTTCAGTAATTCTCGATAAAAACAACTTTATCTATGGAGCTGGAGGGCGGTTGTCTTTTGAAACCTATCTGTCCGACAGGTTTGTCCTACTCCTGCAAGGTCGTACCAAAGTATTTTGGGGTACGGATTTAAAACAGTTTCGTCCATCGGCAGGTGTTGGACTAAGGTTTAACTTTTAA